The segment ATCGGCGGCAAATCCGCCGCCGTGGTGATCGTGGTGATTCTGCAGTCGATTCTGCTCGGCTCGATCGGCGTCGCTCTGGGATGGCGACCGAGCGCGACGGGTCTGTTGCTCGGGGCCGTCATCATCGCTCTGGGAACCATCACCTTCGCGTCGATGGGACTGCTGCTCGGCGGCACCCTGCGCGCCGAGATCGTGTTGGCGCTCGCGAACATCGCCTGGTTCGTGATGCTGGGAATCGGCAGCGCGGTGTTCGTGGACGACCAGATCCCCCAAGGACTGCAGAACGTCGCACGCATCGTTCCGTCCGGCGCGCTGGGTGAGGCCCTGAGCAGAGGTGTGTCCTCGTCCTTCGACATCTTCGGCGTGGTCGTACTGCTGGTGTGGGCTGTGGTGTGCGGCACCCTCGCCGTCCGCACGTTCAAGTTCACCTGATCGACGCTCGCTACCCAACGACGCTCGCCACCCAACGACGCTCGCCACCCAACGACGCTGTGTAGTTGATCGGCGTTTACCATCGTGGGGTGCTGTACAGAGCGTTCTTGCGCGTCGTCGATCTCCTGCCCTTGCCCTCGCTTCGAGTGCAACGGGTGCTGGCATTCATCGCGATCCTGACGCAGGGTGGCATCGCAGTCACCGGTGCCGTCGTTCGCGTCACCGGATCCGGTCTCGGATGCCCCACATGGCCGCAGTGCTTCCCCGGCAGCTTCACTCCCGTCGGGGTGTCCGAGGTGCCGATTCTGCATCAGGCGGTCGAGTTCGGCAATCGTCTGCTCACGTTCGTGGTTGTTCTCGCGGCCGCCGCTGTCGTCATCGCCGTCACCAGGGCGCGGCGTCGTCGGGAAGTGCTGTTCTTCGCGTGGCTGATGCCACTCGGTACCGTCGTGCAGGCCGTCATCGGCGGATTCACGGTGCTCACCGGACTGCTGTGGTGGACGGTCGCCGTTCACCTCGTCGTCTCGATGGCGATGGTGTGGCTGGCCACGCTGCTGTACGCCAAGGTGGGCGAGAGCGATGCTCCATCGGAGTCGACGCCCACGGTGCCGGGTGCTCTGCGAGCGCTGACGGGGCTGTCCGGAATCGCACTGACGGGCGTGCTGATCGCGGGCACCATGGTGACCGGAGCCGGTCCGCACGCAGGCGACAAGAGCGTCGAAGAACCGGTGCCGCGCCTCGGTATCGAGATCGTGACGCTGGTGCACGCGCACTCGCAGTTCCTGGTCGGCTACCTGGCCCTGCTCGTCGGACTGGCATTCGCCCTGTACGCAGTGCGTGCGCCGAAGGCGGTCAAGTTTCGACTCAATGTCCTGATCGCTCTGGTGCTGGCACAGTCTCTGATCGGCTTGGTCCAGTACTTCACCGGGGTTCCGGCCGTGCTCGTCGCCTTCCACGTGGCCGGTGCGGGCGCATGTACCGCCGCCACCGCAGCCGTCTGGGCGGCCTGCCGAACTCGCGGCCCGGCCACGTCCGAGAAGATCGAGACCACCGAGGACGTTGCAGTTCGCTCGTGACGATCGGTCGAGCTTCGAACAGGGTGGAGGGGCAGCCGACCTCCCCCTCAGATGGCCGACTGCCCCTCCACTGACTTCGACGCACCGGGTACCGAGTTGGTTCCCGCCGAATCGAACAAGTTTTGCGACTTTTCTCCGCTCAGACGATCGCCTGGTTGCGCGCCTTCGGGAACTTCTTCTGATTGGCTACCCACCCGGCCATCTTCTCGTGGTGTCCGGGTGCCGGATTGACCGAACTGACCAGCTCGCGGTCCCATTCGGCCTCGGTCAACTGGTCGAGACCGTCGACGATCGCGCGGGCGATGGCGGTCGTCGCCACCACCTGGTCCCCGAGGACGCCGTCGGCACCGACCATGGTGAGCCGAGTCCCGGCCCGACCGACCGGCTGGATCACCACGTTGGCAGAGTTGCCGTGGTCGGCGAGGAAGCTCTTCACTGCCGCGAGCGTTCCCTTGGGAACGTCGTTCGACTCGTTCTTCTCGATACCCGCACTGTCGATTTCGGTAGCCATGCCGACACGATACCGAGGTCGTCCACGATCCCCGCATCGACCCGTCGAGTCGTTACTGATCGGTAACTTCGCTCGCATGCGTGCATCGAGCGGATCTGTGTACCCGGGTGCGACGCGCCCGTGTAGAACGGTGCTCATGCGTGCCATTCGAATAGACAACACCGGCGGACCCGAGGTCATGAACATCGTCGACGTTCCGATACCCACGCCGGGACCCGGTCAACTCCTGGTTCGGATCGACGCCGTCGGCATCAACTACATCGACACGTACTTTCGGCGCGGACTGTACCCGCGCGCGCTGCCGTACGTTCCCGGCGACGAGGGATCAGGGGTGATCGAACAACTCGGAGCAGACGTCACCGGTTTCGCACCGGGACATCGCGTCGCCTGGGCCACAGCACCGGGTAGCTACGCCGAATACGTCCTGGTCGACGCCTCGTCCGCCATCGCGGTACCCGACGGCGTTCCTGCCGATCAGGCCGCCTCGGCGCTGCTGCAGGGCATGACGGCGCACTATCTGATCGAATCCACCTACCCGGCCCAGCGGGGTGAGACCGTCCTGGTGCACGCCGGCGCAGGTGGCGTCGGGCTGCTGTTGACGCAGATGGCGGTGGCGAAGGGCGTGAA is part of the Rhodococcus sp. SBT000017 genome and harbors:
- a CDS encoding heme A synthase, with the translated sequence MLYRAFLRVVDLLPLPSLRVQRVLAFIAILTQGGIAVTGAVVRVTGSGLGCPTWPQCFPGSFTPVGVSEVPILHQAVEFGNRLLTFVVVLAAAAVVIAVTRARRRREVLFFAWLMPLGTVVQAVIGGFTVLTGLLWWTVAVHLVVSMAMVWLATLLYAKVGESDAPSESTPTVPGALRALTGLSGIALTGVLIAGTMVTGAGPHAGDKSVEEPVPRLGIEIVTLVHAHSQFLVGYLALLVGLAFALYAVRAPKAVKFRLNVLIALVLAQSLIGLVQYFTGVPAVLVAFHVAGAGACTAATAAVWAACRTRGPATSEKIETTEDVAVRS
- a CDS encoding quinone oxidoreductase, translating into MRAIRIDNTGGPEVMNIVDVPIPTPGPGQLLVRIDAVGINYIDTYFRRGLYPRALPYVPGDEGSGVIEQLGADVTGFAPGHRVAWATAPGSYAEYVLVDASSAIAVPDGVPADQAASALLQGMTAHYLIESTYPAQRGETVLVHAGAGGVGLLLTQMAVAKGVNVITTVSTDAKAERSTHAGAAHVLRYDEDIAARVREITDGEGVHAVYDGVGAETFEASMASLRIRGTLALFGAASGPVPPLDPQRLNGAGSLFLTRPTLAHHIRDRAELEWRAGDVFAAMASGALTVRVGARYALEDAAQAHIDLESRKTIGSIVLVP
- a CDS encoding ABC transporter permease gives rise to the protein MTVRREARLADNRFETGLFSPRPQPASAARMLLAQTRLELKLLLRNGEQLLLTMFIPITLLIGLTLLPFGELGTDRVARVVPAVMMVAIMSTAFTGQAIAVGFDRRYGALKRLGATPLPRWGIIGGKSAAVVIVVILQSILLGSIGVALGWRPSATGLLLGAVIIALGTITFASMGLLLGGTLRAEIVLALANIAWFVMLGIGSAVFVDDQIPQGLQNVARIVPSGALGEALSRGVSSSFDIFGVVVLLVWAVVCGTLAVRTFKFT